GCGCCGGAAGCGCGTTCCCGGAGAAGAGCCGTGCGTGGACGCGCCGGATGTTCGTGTCCACAACGGTCTCCCGTTGACCGAAGGCGAACGCAGCGACAGCGGCGGCCGTGTAGCTGCCGACGCCGGGAAGGCCCAGGAGCTCGTCGTAGTTGTCGGGCACCGAACCGCCGTGTTGGTCCCGGATAGCGACGGCGGCCGCATGCAGGCGCAGGGCCCGACGCGGATAGCCCAGGCGGCCCCAATGGCGCACGGCTTCACCGGACGGTTCCTTGGCGAGGTGGGAGGGTGTGGGCCAGCGTTCCATCCAGTCGAACCAGATGGGAAGGACACGCACCACCGGCGTTTGCTGGAGCATGACTTCGCTGACGAGTATTCCCCATGGGCTGCAGCCCGGCTCGCGCCAGGGGAGGTCCCTTGCCGTGTCCTCGAACCACTGATCCAGGGCGTCATGGAGCGAAGCCAGCTGGTGGGTGTTGGGAAGTGTCATACTGCCATCAACTCTAGTGGATTCCAGCCCGGAGTAGCCCGCCCGCAACCGCATGGCCGACGTCACACAGCCCAGGATTGGGCGCCAGCGGCGTGGAGGTTAGGCACCCCGGCCGCTGCGAGCCTAGCCTAGAACCATGTCCACCAAGGGTAAGCAGCAATCCACCGCGCGCTCATCAGCGCGGGCGAAAGGTGCTGCCCGCGGTTCGTCACCCCAAAGCACCTCCACGAACCGTCGCCGGCCGAGCCCTGCCGTGTACCGCCGTCGTCGGCAGGTGGTGTTCGGTGCCCTGCTGCTGGTGATCGTGCTGCTCGTGGCTGGCATAGTTGCCGTCACAGGGGCGCTTTCCGGGAAGCCTGAACCGCAAGCGGTCGCGTCTCCCGACACAACGCAGGCACCGACGCAAGGGACCGCACCGTCGGGAACGCCGTCGCCTTCGGTTTCCGCTACGCCCGTGTGCGACTTCAACCTCATGACCGTGGCCGCGAAAACCGATAAACCCGCCTACGGTGCCGAGGAAATGCCGCTCCTGACCATGACCATCACCAACGGCGGCGCAGCTCCGTGCGAGGTCAACGTCGGAACTTCACAGATGGAATACCTGGTGATGAGCGGAGCCGACCGCATTTTCTCCTCCAAGGACTGCCAGACAGGCGGCGTGGACCTCATCAAGACCATCCAGCCCGGCAAGAGCGAAACCGCCAACTTCCCGTGGCAGCGCAACCGGACCTTGGAAGGTTGCGGCGCCATCAACGCCAAGCCCGGTGGTGGGGGCGCCTACTACACCTTCGAAGCACGGCTGGGAAACAAGGCCAGCCCCAAAGCCACCTTCCAGCTGAACTAAGCGGCCTCGCGCCAGGCAACGTTCGACGGCGGCTGTCGCCTTAGAGGAAACGGTCCAGCAGGCTGGCCTCCGCCATGCGGCTCAGGCCCTCGCGGACGGTGCGGGCGCGCTGGTCGCCGATGCCGTCCACAGTCATCAGGTCGTCGATGGTGGCAGCCATCAGGTTCTGCAGGCCACCGAAGTAGTCCACCAGGCGGTCGGCCACAGCCTTGGGCACGGACTTGAGCCCGGACAGCAGCCGGTATCCGCGGGGCTGGACTACCGCATCCAACTGTTCCACGCCGCCAGCGAAACCGATGATGTGGGCGATGCGGCTAAGGTCGATCAACTCCGTGGGCCCAAGGTTTAGGAGGGCCTGGACGGCTTCTTCAATGTCTTCAGGAGTGGCGTCCGGGTCCGAGTAGTCCCGGATGATCACATCGCTGCCCGGTCCGCGTCCCATGGTGAGTTCCTCCACCTGAAGGGACAAAAGGCGGCCGTCTTCGCCGAGCTCCAGGACGTACTGGGCAATTTCCTCCGAGATCCGGCGGACCATCTCCTGGCGCTGCAGGGTGACAGCAACATCCCTGACGGTGACCAGAGCCTCGATTTCGAGGGCCGAAAGCGAGCTGGTGACCTGGTCCAGCCTGGCGCTGTACCGTTCCAGCGTGGCCAGGGCCTGGTTGGCGCGGGCCAGGACCTTCTCCGAACCCTCCAGCACGTGGCGCAACCCGTTCACGTAAAGGGCAATGATCTGCATGGACTGGCTGACGGAAATGACGGGGACGCCGGTCTGGATGGCGACACGTTCAGCGGTGCGGTGCCTGGTACCGGATTCCTGGGTTTCGATGCTGGAGTCCGGAACCAGTTGGACGGCGGCCCGGACGATGTTGCTGGCATCCTTGTCGCAGATGATGGCGCCGTCCATCTTGGCGAGTTCCCGCAAGCGCGTGGGGGAGAAGTCGATGCCGATATCGAATCCGCCGGAACAGATGGAGTCGATGGTGCGGTCCGATCCCAGCACAATCAAGGCTCCGGTGCGTCCGCGAAGGATGCGCTCAAGGCCATCGCGTAACGGAGTTCCGGGTGCGACTCTGGCCAAGGTCGCCTTGAGCGACTCTTCCGGGCTCCGGGCCATGGGGTTTCCCTTCGAAGGTGCAAGCCGCGGCTCACAGACAAGCTGAATCCGGCGTCAGGGGACACGCGAAAAAATGCCCCTTTGACGACTAGCACCATGATAGGGCTTCGCGACACCATTAACCGCACCAGCAAGCCCCAAAGTGGGTCATTTCGCTATGTTCGGGTGACCACGGAAGAGGGTCTCTCCGGCTCTGCGGCGCGGCCCACTTTGGGAAAGCGGCCCGCTGACATGGGCGGATATAACAAGTTGGTGTAGTTAATTACGCCCTGGCCGCCGACTCAGTAATCCACTTGACGCTTCAGCTTGTTGCCCAGCCACATCATCGCCAGGCTCACCAGCAGGAAGCCGACTGAAATGGCCAAGGCGAAAACCACTACGCCGCCCCAACCGCCTGCCCGCGCAGGATCGATGAACCAGTAGGGGTACCAGTTCACAAACGCGCCCCGCACCAGGCTGTAGACCAGGTAGCCGATGGGATAAAGCAGCCAGTACCAGATGTGCTTCGCCTTAAGGGTGGTCCTGGGCGGTTGGAAGAGCCAGTCAGCCACCATCATCACGGGCATCAGGTAATGCACCACGAAATTGACCCAAGGCAGCAGGGAACCGAGGTCCTCACCGGCCAGGAGCGCACCGAATACCAGGCCCACCACGGCCATGGCGATCGTGGCAGTGCCGCGCGTGACGTCGTCGGCCTCGCTGGGGCGCTTGCGGATCATGACCCGGTAACCGCTGATGAGGAGCACCAGCGCAGCGAAGATGTTGGACAGATTGGTGAAATAGGAGAAGAAGTTCCAGACGTCGAACCCCAAGCCCACATGAACCGTCAGCTGCGCGCCGACGGCCACCAGGGTCAGAAGGCCAAAGAAAAAGCGTCCCCCGATAAGCACATTCCGTTTGGTCATGGCCTAATCCTTGCCGACCACGCGGGCGGATGGGCACCGACACCCCAGACGGGTTACCGCCGGGTGCCCCTCGGGGTGCCCAGCACCGCTAAGTTTTGGGCTGGCAGGACTGGTCCGGGCCGTACTGGAACCACTCCGGAAGAGCTGCAGTAAAGGCTTCCCGTACTGCCGGTGTGTTGGTCACGGTCCAGTCGACGCGGCCCTTGACCTCAATTTCGTCTTTGTCCCATTCAAACCAGTTGATCATCTTCAAAAGTGGGAACCGCTGGTGGGTAGCGGGACTGAAGAGCTGGTTCCACCAGGCTTCCTTGATGGCGAGCTCCTGTTCCCCTGCCGCCGACGGGGCGAAGAGCGCGGCCGTCTCAGGGATGGCTACCGGCTTGCCGTGTTGGCCCCCATAGACGCCGTAGAAATCGGGCAACAGGCTGTCGTCGCCGTTGGCGCCCACATAGGTTCCGGTGAGCTGCTCGGCGAACTTGTTGGGCTCGGGGAGTTCGTTCTCACCCCACGGATATTTGCTGCCCCAGTGGTACAGCGACATGCCCACCCAGTCCACAGCCTCATCGCCGGGGTAGTAGGGCGAATACGCGTCGTCGTTCATCGTCACTACGCCATCGCCGTTGGTGTCTAAAGCGGCGAATTCGGGTGTCCCGGGCTTCGCCTCAAACTGGCCCCCGGCGAAGGGGTAGCCGCCGCCGTAGTTCGGTGCCCACATCATGGCCGAACCGGGCGCGTCCCTGTGCACTGCCTTTGCCAACGTTTGGAACGCAGCCACGTACTTTTGCGGCTGCTGCGACCACGCGTACCACGAGCCGTTCATCTCGTGCGCAAATCGGATAATCACCGGGACGCCCTCAATGTTGAAGTGCGCCAGGTCTTTCGCCAAGGCAGAGGCTGCGTCCTCCGTGACAGCGTCCAAGCCACCGGCAGGCTCGAGGGTCAGGAGCATCATGTGTCCGTCTGCGTGGATCTGCTCAACAGCCTTCTGGAGGTCGTCCTCGTCCTTGGATGTCAGCGGAAAACCGGTAAACGAAACACTGACGGCCGGTTTGTGGCCGAGGTCTTTGGCAAAGGACGCCAACGACTTGGAGTGCCAGTCCAGGTTCACGCCAAACAGCGACCCGCTCGCTGGGGCCAGTTCGCTTCGCGCGAGGACTTCGCAGGACGCGAGCGACGGCGTCGCGGCGGCTTCCCGGTCAGCAAGTGAGTTGGCGAAGTTGACCCCGGCTATACCGAGCACCACCAAACCGATCACGGCCGGCAGCGTGAACGCCCTCAACAGCTCGGCGCGGTTCTCCTTGCGGGACCCGCCGTCTTCCACTGGTTGCTCCCCCAAAAACAAACACCAAGCCTTCCTGAGCTGCGCCTTCGTCCTATCCTAGGGATCCGCGGTCCGCGGCTCAATCATGCAGGCTAGGTGATCAGCAGCTCCAGGGCCTCAGCCAGGTGGCCTACCTCGCGCACCGAGAAGCCTTCAGGGATGACACCCGCCCCCGCCGGACTTGCTGGAACAATCGCATGGGTGAACCCGAGCCGGTGTGCTTCCTGGATGCGCTGGTTGATTCCCGGGACCGGACGGACCTCGCCGGCCAGCCCAACCTCGCCGAAAGCAATGAGTCTCTGGGGGAGTGCCTTGCGTGACTTTGCCGAGGCGACAGCCAACGCGACCGCCAGGTCCGTGGCCGGCTCCGTCAACTTCACGCCGCCGACGGTGGCCACATAGGAGTCATCCTTATGCAGCATGCACCCGGCGCGCTGCTGAAGGACCGCCAGCAGCATGGCCACCCTTGAGCTT
This Paenarthrobacter sp. GOM3 DNA region includes the following protein-coding sequences:
- a CDS encoding A/G-specific adenine glycosylase: MTLPNTHQLASLHDALDQWFEDTARDLPWREPGCSPWGILVSEVMLQQTPVVRVLPIWFDWMERWPTPSHLAKEPSGEAVRHWGRLGYPRRALRLHAAAVAIRDQHGGSVPDNYDELLGLPGVGSYTAAAVAAFAFGQRETVVDTNIRRVHARLFSGNALPAPTLTAAEMRLAEVLLPLDPKLSVRWNASVMELGAMVCTARSPKCADCPVRASCAWLAAGEPPPSYTPKGQSWHGTDRQVRGAVMAVLREAATPVPREMFEQAPADLGFAPSGVGIPLAALHRLNSAPEQLERALDGLLTDGLAEMHDGGLRLPA
- a CDS encoding glycoside hydrolase family 26 protein, with amino-acid sequence MEDGGSRKENRAELLRAFTLPAVIGLVVLGIAGVNFANSLADREAAATPSLASCEVLARSELAPASGSLFGVNLDWHSKSLASFAKDLGHKPAVSVSFTGFPLTSKDEDDLQKAVEQIHADGHMMLLTLEPAGGLDAVTEDAASALAKDLAHFNIEGVPVIIRFAHEMNGSWYAWSQQPQKYVAAFQTLAKAVHRDAPGSAMMWAPNYGGGYPFAGGQFEAKPGTPEFAALDTNGDGVVTMNDDAYSPYYPGDEAVDWVGMSLYHWGSKYPWGENELPEPNKFAEQLTGTYVGANGDDSLLPDFYGVYGGQHGKPVAIPETAALFAPSAAGEQELAIKEAWWNQLFSPATHQRFPLLKMINWFEWDKDEIEVKGRVDWTVTNTPAVREAFTAALPEWFQYGPDQSCQPKT
- a CDS encoding Pr6Pr family membrane protein; translation: MTKRNVLIGGRFFFGLLTLVAVGAQLTVHVGLGFDVWNFFSYFTNLSNIFAALVLLISGYRVMIRKRPSEADDVTRGTATIAMAVVGLVFGALLAGEDLGSLLPWVNFVVHYLMPVMMVADWLFQPPRTTLKAKHIWYWLLYPIGYLVYSLVRGAFVNWYPYWFIDPARAGGWGGVVVFALAISVGFLLVSLAMMWLGNKLKRQVDY
- the disA gene encoding DNA integrity scanning diadenylate cyclase DisA: MARSPEESLKATLARVAPGTPLRDGLERILRGRTGALIVLGSDRTIDSICSGGFDIGIDFSPTRLRELAKMDGAIICDKDASNIVRAAVQLVPDSSIETQESGTRHRTAERVAIQTGVPVISVSQSMQIIALYVNGLRHVLEGSEKVLARANQALATLERYSARLDQVTSSLSALEIEALVTVRDVAVTLQRQEMVRRISEEIAQYVLELGEDGRLLSLQVEELTMGRGPGSDVIIRDYSDPDATPEDIEEAVQALLNLGPTELIDLSRIAHIIGFAGGVEQLDAVVQPRGYRLLSGLKSVPKAVADRLVDYFGGLQNLMAATIDDLMTVDGIGDQRARTVREGLSRMAEASLLDRFL